The genomic interval AATGGTTCCGTACACCTTCTGGAAGCACCCGACGCAGATTGAGAAGTCCCTGATACATGGCGTGTAACACCAGACGTGGTCGAATGCCACCAAGGCAAAGTTGCAGCCCCAGGCGAGCGCGATGCAGATGCCACATAGGATGGTGAGGAGTTTGTAGCAGAGACCTTTGCCGCATTCGAAGCAGGTGAAGGCAAGCTTCCAGACGCAGTCGATCGAGTGGGCGCCATCGGGCTCACCGAGGACGTCCTCAAAACGAACCTACGGGCGGTTGTAATAGcattatatatttgaaatagagagcatcCGATATCATTTTTCATAGTTTAAATTAACTCAAGTGGAAATTCAGCTTCATCTTTAGAAGAAATATTCTTGTAATACGAAGTATTATTAATCTTATTTATTTGAACTCGATTACATCGAGAGGCTATGCTTATGGTtaagctctcgagtccgtttccttcgAAGAACCAGTGCAGGGTGGCTTTAGAATTGTGCAAGCCTTTTGCACGGTCAATTGTATTTGAACTGTATTATTAAGATTTATGTCTGCATTCATCTAGatttaataattgattatttgactaaaaatatcaaaacaatatacTAAGTTTCTACgctaaaatacaattgtttgtgtgtatattttcatttttttacaagCATAAAAAATAGTCATATTTAAACTCTGTTAAACGAACATCTGAATCagataaataaatatcatgtaaTAAGAAAATATATGCCTATTTTTTTAACTCAAAGCACACAAATGGCGAAAAATCATAGTTTACTACCTTTATGTGACTGTTGAGATCATTGGGATCTCTTTGCACCATATCCAACTGGTCGGCCATGGCTATAGTTTAATCCTGTACCTCTCCAACTCACACGGAAATAGGATCGCCAGAACGAAACGTGGCTTTTTATACGAGCCCCTATCCGGTAACCAAGTCAGTGTAACCAGGCACACGAACGAATACAATTTCATCTTTTGAATAAGATATGATTTTTATTGTATTCACAATATCTGTATTCTTCTTTAGACGGTTGAGACATCAAGTGTTCCTTTTGTCGGAACACCAAATTAACCTACAGAATGGACCATTCATTGCATGAATACGGTTTGGCAATTGATAAACCCATTTAATAAAAAGCATTTCCCTAAATAATGACGTTTATTGAGCGATTTACCAAACTACAATGTGAGTAAAATGACATAAATAAAGTTAAAGCCATCGCATACAAAACACCGAActgttttaattttaagttttattaacACGTTTAAGTTTAATGTGATTTTAACTAAAACATTGAGGTAAAAAACAATGTATTCTTTGTCTGATAAAGTTGACAAATATAACAGATAATATAGCAAACAACCTCCgattgcatttaaataaaaagacTTTAAACACCGAATCTATATCAAATCACTCGCTTGCAAGTATAATTGCATGCATTTGTAGAATGTCAAgtttgttattttgtaaaaatgctATCAGCTTGGGTAAGATGGTAAACATAACAcgatttgtttctatatttttaacacaaacatacggcgttcaataataaataaagaacGAATCAAATCAAGAACTTAATAAATATCCACATCACAGTCTATCGCAGTCACAATGCTTTCGGGAGGCCGATTGTTCACCCAACTCATCCGAGCACCTTAAGACTTCTGGATCTTGATCTTGCTGAAGACCATTCCGCAAGCCTCGCACACAGGGCCGCAGCAGCACATGACCACGGTACCGTACACCTTCTGCCAGCAGCCAATGCAGATGGAGAAGTCTCGGATACACGGGGTCCAGCACCAGACGTGGTCGAAGGCTACCATAGCAAAGTTACAGCCCCATCCGAGCGCTATGCAGATGCCACAAAGCAGGGTCATGAGTTTGTAGCATAAACCTTTGCCGCACTCGAAGCAGGTGAAGGCGCATTTCCAGATGCAATCGATAGAGTGGACTCCGTCCGGCTCGGCCAAGACATCTTCGAAAGCGACCTAAATTAAACGACACACAACCGTTTAAAAATTCGGTCTACTTACATTGTACGACAATTGAATTCTTCCGAATATAACGATTTCacttatatgatattttaataaataattccaaTTTTAAGAATAACGTTACCT from Dreissena polymorpha isolate Duluth1 chromosome 1, UMN_Dpol_1.0, whole genome shotgun sequence carries:
- the LOC127857825 gene encoding LOW QUALITY PROTEIN: caveolin-1-like (The sequence of the model RefSeq protein was modified relative to this genomic sequence to represent the inferred CDS: deleted 1 base in 1 codon); protein product: MADQLDMVQRDPNDLNSHIKVRFEDVLGEPDGAHSIDCVWKLAFTCFECGKGLCYKLLTILCGICIALAWGCNFALVAFDHVWCYTPCIRDFSICVGCFQKVYGTIIMCAAGPVCEACGMMFSKIKVQKS
- the LOC127857836 gene encoding caveolin-1-like encodes the protein MAQQLDMANRDPNEINGHIKVAFEDVLAEPDGVHSIDCIWKCAFTCFECGKGLCYKLMTLLCGICIALGWGCNFAMVAFDHVWCWTPCIRDFSICIGCWQKVYGTVVMCCCGPVCEACGMVFSKIKIQKS